In Staphylococcus saccharolyticus, one genomic interval encodes:
- a CDS encoding FtsX-like permease family protein: MTFKILWNMIKRDFVIQRHVIIPFIIAVSIMFGKEYILLSLTTNIYLSQHNPELKISAIIGIIFMTILTFIFVIYANNFVINHKKKEFALNMILGMEKKHIRLIIFIELAIQFSISAVLSIVGGYLFGELFFMILNKLINARYSHLSAYPFDILSMTITLIMLFTLMLLLFIISNFKITFKKSLQLIRRGKETERHTSNIVLSTLLIVSILLTALGYYLALKPNTAIGSIGILFIAILATFIGTYLLFISLGTMILTALQRINHFYYKPNNFFFIAGLNSRVKSSAIGLATISLICTFLLVTFSMTVTTYRDMDERFDQAFKNDFTGYYNGDFHHNKKLKQKIIELKRDIHKKVPTDQFKVFTQGIINAELQGGAYHKVLEKQTVSNNLFNFSSGQRLNTFISIYNKEDYNQFNKKIRLADNEVAMSTHVSLFKKIETLKIFSKTYHVKYIDDSLTDNIMYVDGINLIVKNQQQMNQLVDYFANNKYEDVISTPKNIKTTVEFNVLNEKDKSNNYIAKVGQQHDIGLQAKKDYLTIWKQINSSLVFVGSIVSLVLLIGVFLMMYYKQVSEGYEDREEYQVMKKVGLDEALIKKTINKQVVWVFLIPVIVAIIHTLVASRIIYAVLGIIGQYNLGLFVSSYMGVIVTFIVIYSLMYWVTSRIYYMMINSRR; the protein is encoded by the coding sequence ATGACCTTCAAGATACTGTGGAACATGATTAAACGAGATTTTGTCATTCAACGTCATGTAATCATCCCCTTTATTATTGCCGTTAGTATAATGTTTGGCAAAGAATACATATTGCTATCATTAACGACTAATATTTATTTAAGTCAGCATAACCCAGAATTAAAAATATCAGCAATCATTGGTATCATTTTTATGACAATACTTACATTTATATTTGTCATTTATGCAAATAATTTTGTGATTAATCATAAAAAAAAAGAATTTGCATTAAATATGATTTTAGGTATGGAAAAGAAACATATAAGATTAATTATTTTTATTGAGCTTGCAATTCAATTTTCAATATCTGCGGTACTAAGCATCGTTGGAGGTTACTTATTTGGTGAGCTCTTTTTCATGATATTAAATAAGTTAATCAATGCGCGTTATTCACATTTGTCCGCATATCCTTTTGATATATTATCAATGACTATTACATTAATCATGTTATTTACTTTGATGTTGTTATTATTCATTATTAGTAATTTTAAGATTACATTTAAAAAGTCCTTACAATTAATACGGAGAGGTAAAGAGACAGAGCGACATACATCTAATATTGTTTTAAGTACTCTTTTAATTGTAAGCATACTACTTACTGCTCTAGGTTACTATTTAGCATTAAAGCCTAATACTGCAATTGGTTCAATAGGTATTTTGTTTATAGCAATACTAGCTACTTTTATAGGCACATATTTACTTTTTATTAGTTTAGGAACAATGATTTTAACGGCATTACAAAGAATCAATCATTTCTATTATAAGCCTAATAACTTCTTTTTTATTGCTGGGCTCAATTCTAGAGTGAAATCAAGCGCCATTGGTTTAGCAACGATTTCATTGATTTGTACATTTCTGCTCGTTACTTTTAGTATGACAGTAACTACTTATCGTGATATGGACGAAAGATTCGATCAAGCTTTTAAAAATGATTTTACAGGATATTATAACGGTGACTTTCATCATAATAAAAAGCTCAAACAGAAGATAATAGAGTTAAAAAGGGACATTCACAAAAAGGTACCAACAGACCAATTTAAAGTATTTACTCAAGGTATTATAAATGCAGAGTTACAGGGCGGTGCTTATCATAAAGTATTAGAAAAGCAAACTGTTTCAAATAACTTGTTTAATTTTAGTAGTGGACAACGGCTAAATACGTTTATTTCTATATACAATAAAGAGGACTATAATCAATTTAATAAAAAGATACGGTTAGCGGATAATGAGGTGGCGATGAGTACACATGTTAGCTTATTTAAGAAGATAGAGACATTGAAAATATTCAGCAAAACGTATCATGTGAAATATATTGATGATAGCCTTACAGACAATATTATGTATGTGGATGGCATTAATTTAATTGTTAAAAATCAGCAACAAATGAATCAATTAGTTGATTATTTTGCGAATAATAAGTATGAAGATGTCATCTCAACCCCAAAAAATATTAAAACCACTGTAGAATTTAACGTACTTAATGAAAAAGATAAATCCAATAATTATATAGCTAAGGTGGGTCAGCAACACGACATTGGCTTACAAGCTAAGAAAGATTACTTAACTATATGGAAACAAATTAATTCCAGTTTAGTATTTGTCGGAAGTATAGTTTCTTTGGTGCTACTGATTGGTGTCTTTTTAATGATGTATTATAAACAGGTGTCAGAAGGATATGAGGATAGAGAAGAATATCAAGTGATGAAAAAGGTTGGGTTAGACGAAGCGTTAATTAAAAAAACGATTAATAAGCAAGTTGTTTGGGTATTTTTAATTCCTGTTATAGTTGCAATCATTCATACATTAGTTGCCTCTCGGATTATTTATGCAGTGTTAGGGATTATTGGTCAATACAATTTAGGCTTGTTTGTCTCAAGTTATATGGGTGTGATTGTAACATTTATTGTTATCTATTCACTAATGTATTGGGTTACTTCTCGCATTTATTATATGATGATTAATAGTAGACGCTAA
- a CDS encoding sensor histidine kinase, which translates to MKLAFIKSIRSEIIIILMTFLLFALIFYLFSLPFEAYGLTLGIILLIITIRWWIKYLGFKEEDLRVTVQHLENELTHVKNQQIEYRNDVESYFLTWIHQIKTPITATQLLLERNEENVVNRVRQEVVQIDNYTSLALSYLKLLNEESDMTISKVKVDNLIRPLILKYRIQFIEQRTNIHYKKVEEDILTDAQWTSIMIEQILNNALKYARGKDIWIDFDATHRILKIKDNGVGISKADVPKIFDKGYSGYNGRLNQESSGIGLFIVKHIANHLNLDVSVDSELGVETTFTIHFPQED; encoded by the coding sequence ATGAAATTAGCATTTATTAAATCAATTCGTAGTGAAATTATAATCATTTTAATGACCTTTTTATTGTTTGCATTGATCTTTTATTTATTTTCCCTACCATTTGAAGCATATGGATTAACTTTAGGAATTATATTACTGATTATCACCATTCGTTGGTGGATAAAATATTTAGGGTTCAAGGAAGAAGATTTAAGAGTTACAGTTCAACATTTGGAAAATGAATTAACACATGTCAAAAATCAACAAATTGAATATCGGAATGATGTTGAAAGCTACTTTCTCACGTGGATACATCAAATCAAAACACCAATCACTGCTACACAACTTTTATTAGAAAGAAATGAAGAAAATGTCGTCAATCGTGTAAGACAGGAAGTTGTTCAAATTGATAATTATACGAGCTTAGCACTAAGTTATTTAAAATTGTTGAATGAAGAGTCAGATATGACAATTTCAAAAGTTAAAGTAGATAACCTTATTCGACCATTAATTTTAAAGTACAGAATTCAATTTATTGAACAACGCACAAACATTCATTATAAAAAAGTTGAAGAAGATATTTTAACTGATGCACAGTGGACGTCAATAATGATTGAGCAAATTTTAAATAACGCTTTAAAATATGCTAGAGGTAAAGACATTTGGATAGACTTTGATGCCACACATCGGATTTTAAAAATTAAAGATAATGGTGTAGGTATTAGTAAAGCAGATGTGCCTAAAATATTCGATAAAGGTTACTCAGGGTATAATGGTAGACTCAATCAAGAATCTAGTGGTATCGGCTTATTTATTGTTAAACATATTGCAAATCATTTGAATTTGGATGTATCAGTGGACTCAGAACTTGGTGTGGAGACAACATTTACAATACATTTTCCTCAAGAGGATTAA
- a CDS encoding ABC transporter ATP-binding protein: protein MLLEVKNVKKVYGRGLNTTTALNNMNLKIDKGEFVAIMGESGSGKSTLLNLIATFDQLTEGFITLDDTSFNQLRNKEIARFRRETMGFVFQDFNVLNTLSNKDNILMPLVLANERSSVMHQRLTELSGQLGISDLLEKYPYEISGGQKQRVAIARALIVKPKLLLADEPTGALDSKTSKKLMKLFRQINQGYQTILMVTHSNIDASYAERVIFIKDGRLYHELYRGEESQSDYQKRIADSLAMLNGAGE, encoded by the coding sequence ATGTTATTAGAGGTTAAAAATGTTAAAAAAGTTTATGGCAGAGGACTCAATACAACGACAGCTTTAAATAATATGAACCTTAAAATAGATAAAGGTGAATTTGTTGCTATCATGGGTGAATCAGGTTCTGGTAAATCCACATTACTAAATCTTATAGCAACTTTTGATCAACTCACTGAAGGTTTTATCACGCTTGATGACACATCTTTTAATCAATTAAGAAATAAGGAAATTGCACGTTTTCGACGAGAAACGATGGGGTTTGTCTTTCAAGATTTCAACGTCTTAAATACATTGTCCAATAAAGATAATATTTTAATGCCACTTGTACTTGCCAATGAACGTTCATCAGTGATGCATCAACGTTTGACTGAATTGAGTGGGCAATTGGGGATTTCAGACTTACTTGAAAAGTATCCCTACGAAATCTCAGGCGGACAAAAACAACGTGTTGCTATTGCACGTGCACTTATTGTTAAGCCAAAGTTACTTCTAGCTGATGAACCAACAGGAGCCCTTGATTCAAAAACTTCTAAAAAACTTATGAAACTATTCAGACAAATCAATCAAGGCTATCAAACCATTTTAATGGTAACACATTCAAATATTGATGCTTCGTATGCAGAGCGTGTGATTTTCATCAAAGATGGTCGTTTATATCATGAATTATATCGTGGAGAAGAATCACAATCAGATTATCAAAAACGTATAGCCGATAGTTTAGCAATGTTGAATGGAGCAGGTGAATAA